One genomic segment of Garra rufa chromosome 13, GarRuf1.0, whole genome shotgun sequence includes these proteins:
- the asb2a.2 gene encoding ankyrin repeat and SOCS box protein 2 — translation MAAASVKRTTSEELDDFRANAHFSQDQLLQIAIERSLADANSTPWQNRQMHAHPHLATQQSSSSSNSANPPSEMTCAKMDRSFHNHFFSKDQEKVIAWTRHNGHLQVTVETVTGLDPFLSAIWRGDAKVLQDIINSKSKNLDEPNTDGWLPLHESAYYGHVECLKILLEANPDSINKRTNRSQTPLMLAVSRKHLSCVKLLLREGADPNLANNQWETPLNKACEKANEDIVELLLRFGASPSKACLQGGTPLHEAVRNKKLDICKMLIEAGAKLWTKNVYGIDPVFTAAQCNAVEELNYLIYKGGDVNTQANDDATALFEASKNGNVEVVEILLSKKADVNKANKTGLLPIHVAAKNGHDSIVAMLLPKTNAVKVMRSGISPIHFAAERNRDNVLEMLIEAGYDVNSTLSDDWSKMYEDRRSTALYSAVVNRNVEAAAMLLEAEADPNLDIFNPLLVAVRKGSMEMVSLLVKHGANVNALLPTHPTSFPAALVFCMKYKAMMKYLLDNGCDALSCFNCQFGSNPHPPIKTRRNRRETMYYFNDEPSEFCVEFCEIISTPLFTGWVGTIIDMLLDYVGHVKLCSRITEHLDGNKDWAHIKEKSVLPCTLMHLCRLNIRQRMGLHRLQQISGLSLPGRLIKFLTYERESFEDIL, via the exons CCATGGCAGAATCGACAAATGCATGCCCACCCACATCTAGCTACACAACAATCATCATCCAGCTCTAATTCGGCAAACCCTCCCAG TGAGATGACGTGTGCAAAAATGGACAGAAGTTTTCACAATCATTTCTTTAGCAAAGACCAAGAAAAAGTGATTGCCTGGACAAGGCACAATGGACACCTGCAGGTCACAGTGGAGACTGTGAC TGGTTTAGACCCTTTTCTCTCAGCAATTTGGAGAGGGGATGCAAAGGTTCTACAAGACATCATTAACTCAAAATCTAAAAATCTTGATGAACCCAATACAGACGGCTGGTTACCGCTTCATGAGTCTGCATACTATGGCCATGTCGAGTGCCTAAAGATTTTGCTCGAAG CCAACCCAGATTCAATCAACAAACGAACAAACAGAAGTCAAACCCCGCTCATGCTGGCAGTCAGTCGCAAACATCTTTCTTGTGTCAAGCTCCTCTTGCGCGAAGGAGCCGATCCTAACCTTGCAAACAATCAGTGGGAGACGCCACTGAACAAAG CATGTGAGAAAGCTAATGAAGATATAGTGGAGCTTCTTTTGAGATTTGGAGCTTCACCATCCAAAGCCTGTCTTCAAGGTGGGACTCCACTACATGAAGCAGTGAGGAACAAAAAGTTAGACATCTGTAAGATGCTGATAGAAGCAGGGGCAAAGCTGTGGACGAAAAATGTTTATGGCATTGACCCTGTGTTTACGGCTGCTCAATGTAATGCTGTTGAAGAGCTTAACTACCTAATATATAAAG GGGGTGATGTAAATACCCAGGCAAATGATGATGCGACCGCATTGTTCGAGGCTTCTAAGAACGGTAATGTGGAAGTTGTTGAGATTCTCTTGTCAAAAAAAGCTGATGTTAACAAAGCCAACAAAACTGGATTACTTCCTATTCATGTTGCAGCAAAGAATGGTCATGATAG CATTGTTGCCATGCTACTCCCCAAAACTAACGCAGTCAAAGTGATGCGCTCTGGCATCAGTCCAATTCATTTCGCTGCGGAACGCAACAGAGATAACGTTCTAGAAATGTTAATTGAGGCTGGATATGATGTCAATTCCACGCTGTCAGATGATTGGTCAAAAATGTATGAAGATCGTCGCAGCACGGCTCTGTACTCGGCTGTGGTAAACAGAAACGTTGAGGCAGCTGCTATGCTGTTAGAAGCAGAAGCTGATCCAAACCTGGATATTTTCAACCCCCTGCTGGTGGCTGTTAGGAAAGGAAGTATGGAAATGGTGTCCTTATTGGTGAAGCACGGTGCTAATGTCAACGCCCTGCTGCCAACTCATCCCACCAGCTTCCCGGCGGCTTTGGTTTTTTGTATGAAGTACAAAGCAATGATGAAGTACCTGTTGGACAATGGCTGTGATGCACTATCATGTTTTAACTGTCAATTCGGCAGTAATCCTCATCCCCCTATTAAAACAAGACGAAACAGACGAGAAACAATGTATTATTTCAATGATGAACCATCAGAATTCTGCGTAGAG TTTTGTGAGATCATCTCTACTCCCTTATTCACCGGCTGGGTGGGAACCATCATAGACATGCTACTTGACTATGTGGGTCATGTTAAACTCTGCTCTAGAATAACTGAACACCTAGATGGCAATAAAGATTGGGCccatattaaagaaaaatcag TTCTTCCTTGCACATTGATGCATCTGTGCAGACTCAATATTCGCCAACGAATGGGCCTCCACAGACTCCAGCAAATCAGTGGTCTTTCTCTACCAGGAAGGCTAATCAAGTTTTTGACTTATGAACGAGAATCATTCGAAGATATTCTGTGA